The genomic DNA CGGCCGTCATGTCCACGGGCAGCGTCACCGCTGCCGGGCGTCTGCTTGGCCGCTCGCAACCGGCCATCAGCCGCCTGTTGCAGGAATTGGAAGCCGAGATCGGCTATGCCCTGTTCGCCCGCAGCGGGCCGCGCGTGACGCCGACCGAGCAGGGTTTCCTGCTCTATGACGACGTCGAGCGCGCCCTGTCCAGCCTGCGCCAGATCCGCGACCGGGCCGAGGAAATCGCCCGCGGCCAGGCGCAGCCCCTGCTGCTGGCGGCCACCTCGGCGCTGGCCGCCGGGTTGGTGCCGGACGCGCTCAAGCGCATCGAGCCGCACGCCAACCTCGCCCCCCGCATCGAACTGCGCAGCGCCTCGCCCGAGCGCGTGGTGCACGCCGTCCTGAGCGGCGCGGCGCAACTGGGCGCGACCAGCCTCCCGCTGGAGCATCGCGGCCTGACCGTGCACTGGATCGGCCAGGCGCCCTGTGTGGTGGCGCTGCCCGAAAACGATCCGGCCGCGCGCCATGAGGTGGTGCCGGTGGCCGAGCTGGCCGGGCGCCGCGTCATCACCATGGCCAATCCCTACCGCCTGCGGCGGCGGCTGGACGCGGCGCTGGGCCACGCGGCCGGCGCCATCGAAACCAATTCGTCCGTCAACGCCCTGGCCGCCGTGCGCGCGGGCCTGGGCGTGTCGGTGCTGGAACCCATTACCGCCTACGGCGCGCCGATGGCGGGCGTGGCGATCCGCCCGATCGACCTGGACATTCCCTTTTTCTTCGGGGTCATCACCTCGCAGTCGCAGCCGCTGACGCCGGCCTGCCAGGCCATGGCCGATGCGCTGGCGCAGGCCGCCGCGCAACTGCTGCCCGGCTTCGTGCTGCACGACGCCTGCCAGCACGGCGCGCTGCTGCAGTCGATCTACGGCGATGACGCCCCTCTTACGGATACGCCCGCATGAACCAACCCCTCGCTCCCGCCCCGCAAGGCCTGGCCGCGCTGGAAGCGCGCCTGCGCCAGGACCTGTCCTGGCTGGAAATCCCGGCCAAACAGTGGGTCACGCCGCGCCTGGTCGACGGCCAGCCGGTGCTGGACGTGGCCATCATCGGCGGCGGCATGGCCGGCCTGGCCGCGGCCGCGTCGCTGACCCACCAGGGCATCGTCGCGCCGATCTTCGACCAGTCACCCGAAGGCTATGAAGGCCCGTGGGCCACCACCGCGCGCATGGAGACCCTGCGCTCGCCCAAGCAACTGACGGGTCCGGCGCTGGGCCTGCCCGCCCTGACCTTCCGCGCCTGGTTCGAGGCGCAGTTCGGCGGCGAAGCCTGGGACGCGCTGGACAAGATCCCGCGCCTGCAGTGGATGGACTACCTGCGCTGGTACCGCCGCGTGCTGAACCTGGACGTGCGCAACCAGCACCGCGTGCTGGCCGTGCTGCCGCGCGCCGACCGGCTGGTGCAACTGGACATCGAAGCGCCCGCCGGCCGCCAGACCGTGCTGGCGCGCCGCGTGGTGCTGGCCACCGGCCGCGACGGCCTGGGCGGCGCCTACGTGCCGGACTTCGCGCGCAAGCTGCCGCGCGACCGTTGGGCGCATTCGTCGGACGTGCTGGACTACGCCACCCTGGCCGGCAAGCGCGTCGGCGTGGTGGGCGCGGGCGCGTCGGCCATGGACAGCGCCGCCACCGCCCTGGAAGCGGGCGCGGCCAGCGTCGACCTGCTGATCCGCCGCGACGACATTCCGCGCATCAACAAGGGCAAGGGCGCCGGCAACCCCGGCCTGACCCATGGCCACCTGAACCTGCCCGACGACTGGAAGTGGAAGATCCGCCACTACATCAACGCCGCCCAGGTGCCGCCGCCGCGCGGCAGCACGCTGCGCGTGTCGCGCCACCCGAACGCCCGCTTCAACCTGGGCTGCGGCGTGCAGGACCTGGCGCTGGTCAATGACGAAATCCGCGTGACCACGCCCAAGGGCGTCTTCACGCTGGACTTCCTGGTGTTCTCCACGGGTTTCCGCATCGACTGGACCGTGCGGCCGGAATTCGCCGCGCTGGCGTCCCACGTGCGCGCCTGGGGCGACCGCTACACCCCGCCCGCCGGCGAGGAAGACCAGGAACTGCATGATTCGCCCGACCTGGGCGCGGCCTTCGAATTGCAGGAAAAGACCCCGGGCGCCTGTCCCGGCCTGGACCGGGTGCACTGCTTCTCGTACCCGGCCGCGCTGACGCACGGCACCGTGTCGGGCGACATCCCCGCCATCAGCGAAGGCGCCAAGCGCCTGGCGCAAGGCATCGCCGGCCTGTTCTACCGCGAGGACGTGGCCACGCACTACGCCAATATGGAAGCGTTCTCGGAACCGGAAGTGTTCGGCGACGAATGGACGCCGGCCCCGGCGCCCGGCGCGCCCCGGCAGGCGGAGACCGCGCAATGACCGCTTGGCTGCTCCGCCGCGTGGCGCAAGCCGCGGTGGTCGTGTTCCTGATGACGCTGATCGTCTTCGTCGGGCTGCACGCCATCGGCAACCCCGTCGACATCCTGATCGGCCAGGACGTCGACCAGGTCGACCGCGCCCGCATCATCGCCGAACTGGGGCTGGACAAGCCCTTGTGGCAACAGTACCTGGGCTTTCTGAACGGGGCGCTGCACGGCAACCTGGGCAACAGCTTCGTCTACAACATCCCCGCCGTGGAACTGGTGATCCAGCGCCTGCCGGCGACCCTCGAACTGGCCATCGCCGCGCTGCTGCTGGCGGTGATCATCGGGCTGCCGCTGGGCCTCTTGGCCGGGCTGTATCCCGACAGCCGCTTCTCCAAGCTGGTGATGGCGGGCAGCATCGTCGGCTTCTCGCTGCCGACCTTCTGGGTCGCGCTGATGCTGATCATGACCTTCAGCGTGTCGCTGGGCTGGCTGCCGGCCAGCGGCCGCGGCCAGACGGTGGAATTCCTGGGCTTCCAGTGGTCGTGGCTGACGGCCGACGGCTGGCGCCACCTGATCCTGCCGGCGCTGAACCTGTCGCTGTTCAAGATCTCGCTGGTGATCCGCCTGACCCGCGCCGGCGTGCGCGACGTGATGCCGCTGGACTTCGTCAAGTTCGCCCGCGCCAAGGGCCTGTCGCCGTTCCGGGTGGTCTGTGTGCACGTGCTGCGCAACACCATGATCCCGCTGGTGACGGTACTGGGCCTGGAGCTGGGCTCGACCATCGCCTTCGCCGTCATCACCGAAAGCATCTTCGCCTGGCCCGGCGCCGGCAAGCTGATCCTGGACAGCCTGAACGCGCTGGACCGCCCGGTGATCGTGGCCTACCTGATCGTGGTGGTGTGCCTGTTCGTGACGCTCAACCTGATCGTCGACATCCTGTACAAAGTGCTGGACCCGCGGGTGCGGCTGGAGGCCTCGGCATGAGCGCTCCGAACACTCCCCAGGCAAATGCCATGCAAACCGCCGCCCCCGCGCTGAAGCGCGAATCGCCCTGGCGCCGTAACCTGCTGGAATTCCTGTCGTCCAAGACGGCGGTGTTCGGGCTGGTGATCGCCACCCTGCTGATCCTGGCCGCCATCCTGGCGCCGTGGATCTCGCCGCAGAACCCCTACGACCTGCTGCAGATCGACGTGCTGGACGCGCGCCTGGCGCCGGGCACGATGAACGGCCTGAACACCTTCCACTACTGGCTCGGCACCGACGGCCAGGGCCGCGACCTGCTGTCGGGCATCCTGTACGGCCTGCGCATCAGCCTGATGGTGGGCGTGGGCTCGGCGCTGATCGCCGGCATCATCGGCACGCTGCTGGGCCTGCTGGCGGCGTATGCCGGCGGCAAGGTCGACGCGCTGATCATGCGGCTGGTGGACCTGATCCTGTCGTTCCCGTCGATCCTGGTGGCCATGATGATCCTGGCCTACCTGGGCAAGGGCGTGGGCAACGTGGTGCTGACGCTGGTGATCCTGGAATGGGCCTACTACGCCCGCACCGCGCGCGGCCAGGCCCTGGTCGAGCGCCGCCGCGAGTACGTCGAGGCGGCGCGCTGCCTGGACATCCCCAACTGGCGGATCATGCTCAAGCACATCCTGCCCAACTGCCTGCCGCCGCTGATCGTCATCGGCACCCTGCAGATCGCGCGCGCCATCACGCTCGAAGCCACGCTGAGTTTCCTAGGCCTGGGCGTGCCCGTGACCGAACCGTCGCTGGGGCTGCTGATCTCCAACGGCTTCCAATACATGCTGTCCGGCGAATACTGGATCAGTTTCTACCCCGGCATCGCGCTGCTGATCACCATCGTCGCCATCAACCTGGTGGGCGACCGCCTGCGCGACGTGCTGAACCCGAGGACCCACAAATGAGCGCCGCCCGTCCCGTCGCGGCGCCGGCCGCCGCCAACGTGCCGACCCTGGAAGTGCGCAACCTGCGCACCCACTTCTTCACCCGCGCCGGCACCCTGCCCGCCGTGGACGACGTGTCCTTCACGCTGGAGCGCGGCAAGATCCTGGGCCTGGTCGGCGAGTCCGGCTCGGGCAAATCCGTCACCGGCTTTTCGATCATGGGCCTGGTGGACGCCCCCGGCCGCGTGGTCGGCGGCCAGGTGCTGTTCCAGGGCCGCGACCTGACCAAGCTGGCCCCGCGCGAGCTGCGCAAGCTGCAGGGCAACCGCATCGCCATGATCTTCCAGGATCCGATGATGACGTTGAACCCGGTGCTGCGGGTCGACGTGCAGATGATCGAAACGGTGCGCGCCCACAACAGCATGAGCAAGGCGCAGGCGCGCGAGCTGGCCCGCGACACGCTCGGCATGATGGGTATTCCCAGCCCGGAAGAACGGCTGCTGGCGTATCCGCACCAGTTGTCCGGCGGCATGCGCCAGCGCGTGGCGATCGCCATCGCCATGCTGCACCGGCCCGACCTCATCATCGCCGACGAGCCGACCACGGCGCTGGACGTCACCATCCAGGCGCAGATCCTGTCCGAAGTGCAGAAGCTGGCGCAGCAACACGGCACCAGCCTCATCTGGATCACCCACGACCTGTCGGTGGTGGCGGGCCTGGCCGACGACGTGGCGGTGATGTACGCCGGCCGCATCGTCGAACACGGCAAGGTCGACGACGTGCTCGACCGTCCTCAGCATCCCTACACCCTGGGCCTGATCGACAGCCTGCCCAGCAACAACCAGCGCGGCCAACGCCTGCGCCAGATTCCCGGCATGACACCCAACCTGCTCACCCTGCCCGCCGGCTGTGCCTTCGCGGCGCGCTGCGCGCGCGCCACGGCGCAATGCGGCCAGCAGCCCGCCATCACCGACGTGCTGCCCGGCCATCAGGTGCGCTGCTTTCATCCGTCGCGCCAACCGGGCGAGGTGGCAGCATGAGCCAGACGACGATTCCGGACACCCGCGACGGCGCCACCCCGCTCATCGACCTGCGCCAGGTCAGCAAGCGCTTTGGCGAACGCCCCGTCGGCGCCGCCGGCCGCGCCTTGCAGCGCCTGGGCCTGTCCAAGCCGCCCGCCATCACCCGCGCCGTCGATCATGTGGACCTGCTGGTGCGCCCCGGCGAAGTGGTCGGCCTGGTCGGCGAATCCGGCTGCGGCAAGTCCACGCTGGGCCGCATCGCGGCCGGCCTGCTGACGCCGTCCGGCGGCGAGGTGCTGATCAACGGCCAGCGCCCCGCCGACATGACGCCGGCCCAGGCCCACGCCGCGCGCCTGAAGGTGCAGATGATCTTCCAGGACCCGTACGCGAGCCTGAACCCGCGCCTGCGCGTGGACGAGATCGTCGGCGAAGCGGCGCGCATCCACGGCCTGGTCGGCAACGGCGACTTCGACGACTACGTCAGCGCGCAACTGCAACGCGCCGGCCTCGACCCGGCCCTGCGCCAGCGCTATCCGCACCAGTTCAGCGGCGGCCAGCGCCAGCGCATCGGCATCGCCCGCGCCCTGGCGGTGCAGCCGTCGATGCTGGTGTGCGACGAGGCCGTGGCCGCGCTGGACGTGTCGATCCAGGCACAGATCCTGAATCTGTTCATGGACCTGCGCGAACAGCTCAACCTGACGTACCTGTTCATCAGCCATGACCTGGGCGTGGTCGAGCACCTGTCGGACCGCGTGGTCATCATGTACCTGGGCCGCGTGGTCGAGACGGCGCCGGTGGACGAAGTCTTCCGCCGCCCCAACCATCCGTACACCCAGGCGCTGCTGGCCGAGATCCCCAACCTGAAATCGCGCCACAAGACCTTCACCGCCATCAAGGGAGAGATTCCCAGCCCGCTCAATCCGCCCGGCGGCTGCCACTTCCACCCGCGCTGTCCGCATGCGATGGCGCGCTGCAAAACCGAGGTTCCCACCCTGAAGGGAATCGCCATCAACCACCTGAGCGCCTGTCACCTGAACGACATGGCCTGAAAGAAGTTCCCCCTCACCAAGGACCCCGAACATGAAACGCCTGATTCTCTCGACCCTGACCGCCGCCATCCTGGGCGCGTCCGCCGCGGCCTCGGCCGACAACCTGTCGATCGGCTTTGCCGATCCGCTGTCCTCGCTCGACCCGCAACTGAACAACCACGCCGGCGACCGCTCGGTGGCCCTGCACTTCTGGGATCTGCTGATCGAGAACAAGTGGAACAAGCTGCAGCCCGGCCTGGCCGTGAGCTGGAAGCCGCTGGACAGCACCACCTGGGAATTCAAGCTGCGCGAAGGCGTCAAGTGGCAGGACGGCACGCCGTTCACCGCCGACGACCTGATCTACTCGTACACCCGCGCCCGCGCCGTGCCCGGCAGCGTGGCCACCTACGCCGGCTACCTGCGCACCATCGACACGATGACCGCCAAGGACCCGCTGACCCTGATCGTCAAGACCAAGGCGCCCAACCCCGACCTGCCGCTGAACCTGGCGTCGGTGCACGTGGTCAGCAAGCACGTCGGCGAGAAGTCCACCACCGAAGACTACAACTCGGGCAAGGCCATGGTCGGCACCGGCCCCTACAAGTTCGTGTCCTACACCCCCGGCGACCGCGTCATCATGGAACGCAACGACGGCTACTGGGGCGAGAAGGCCACCTGGGACAAGGTCAACTACCGCTACATCAACAACGCCGCCGCCCGCACCGCCGCGCTGCTGGCCGGCGACGTCGACGTGATCGACAAGGTGTCGGT from Achromobacter xylosoxidans includes the following:
- a CDS encoding ABC transporter ATP-binding protein, which produces MSAARPVAAPAAANVPTLEVRNLRTHFFTRAGTLPAVDDVSFTLERGKILGLVGESGSGKSVTGFSIMGLVDAPGRVVGGQVLFQGRDLTKLAPRELRKLQGNRIAMIFQDPMMTLNPVLRVDVQMIETVRAHNSMSKAQARELARDTLGMMGIPSPEERLLAYPHQLSGGMRQRVAIAIAMLHRPDLIIADEPTTALDVTIQAQILSEVQKLAQQHGTSLIWITHDLSVVAGLADDVAVMYAGRIVEHGKVDDVLDRPQHPYTLGLIDSLPSNNQRGQRLRQIPGMTPNLLTLPAGCAFAARCARATAQCGQQPAITDVLPGHQVRCFHPSRQPGEVAA
- a CDS encoding ABC transporter permease codes for the protein MTAWLLRRVAQAAVVVFLMTLIVFVGLHAIGNPVDILIGQDVDQVDRARIIAELGLDKPLWQQYLGFLNGALHGNLGNSFVYNIPAVELVIQRLPATLELAIAALLLAVIIGLPLGLLAGLYPDSRFSKLVMAGSIVGFSLPTFWVALMLIMTFSVSLGWLPASGRGQTVEFLGFQWSWLTADGWRHLILPALNLSLFKISLVIRLTRAGVRDVMPLDFVKFARAKGLSPFRVVCVHVLRNTMIPLVTVLGLELGSTIAFAVITESIFAWPGAGKLILDSLNALDRPVIVAYLIVVVCLFVTLNLIVDILYKVLDPRVRLEASA
- a CDS encoding ABC transporter ATP-binding protein encodes the protein MSQTTIPDTRDGATPLIDLRQVSKRFGERPVGAAGRALQRLGLSKPPAITRAVDHVDLLVRPGEVVGLVGESGCGKSTLGRIAAGLLTPSGGEVLINGQRPADMTPAQAHAARLKVQMIFQDPYASLNPRLRVDEIVGEAARIHGLVGNGDFDDYVSAQLQRAGLDPALRQRYPHQFSGGQRQRIGIARALAVQPSMLVCDEAVAALDVSIQAQILNLFMDLREQLNLTYLFISHDLGVVEHLSDRVVIMYLGRVVETAPVDEVFRRPNHPYTQALLAEIPNLKSRHKTFTAIKGEIPSPLNPPGGCHFHPRCPHAMARCKTEVPTLKGIAINHLSACHLNDMA
- a CDS encoding LysR family transcriptional regulator yields the protein MELRQLEAFAAVMSTGSVTAAGRLLGRSQPAISRLLQELEAEIGYALFARSGPRVTPTEQGFLLYDDVERALSSLRQIRDRAEEIARGQAQPLLLAATSALAAGLVPDALKRIEPHANLAPRIELRSASPERVVHAVLSGAAQLGATSLPLEHRGLTVHWIGQAPCVVALPENDPAARHEVVPVAELAGRRVITMANPYRLRRRLDAALGHAAGAIETNSSVNALAAVRAGLGVSVLEPITAYGAPMAGVAIRPIDLDIPFFFGVITSQSQPLTPACQAMADALAQAAAQLLPGFVLHDACQHGALLQSIYGDDAPLTDTPA
- a CDS encoding ABC transporter permease, with translation MQTAAPALKRESPWRRNLLEFLSSKTAVFGLVIATLLILAAILAPWISPQNPYDLLQIDVLDARLAPGTMNGLNTFHYWLGTDGQGRDLLSGILYGLRISLMVGVGSALIAGIIGTLLGLLAAYAGGKVDALIMRLVDLILSFPSILVAMMILAYLGKGVGNVVLTLVILEWAYYARTARGQALVERRREYVEAARCLDIPNWRIMLKHILPNCLPPLIVIGTLQIARAITLEATLSFLGLGVPVTEPSLGLLISNGFQYMLSGEYWISFYPGIALLITIVAINLVGDRLRDVLNPRTHK
- a CDS encoding flavin-containing monooxygenase, translated to MNQPLAPAPQGLAALEARLRQDLSWLEIPAKQWVTPRLVDGQPVLDVAIIGGGMAGLAAAASLTHQGIVAPIFDQSPEGYEGPWATTARMETLRSPKQLTGPALGLPALTFRAWFEAQFGGEAWDALDKIPRLQWMDYLRWYRRVLNLDVRNQHRVLAVLPRADRLVQLDIEAPAGRQTVLARRVVLATGRDGLGGAYVPDFARKLPRDRWAHSSDVLDYATLAGKRVGVVGAGASAMDSAATALEAGAASVDLLIRRDDIPRINKGKGAGNPGLTHGHLNLPDDWKWKIRHYINAAQVPPPRGSTLRVSRHPNARFNLGCGVQDLALVNDEIRVTTPKGVFTLDFLVFSTGFRIDWTVRPEFAALASHVRAWGDRYTPPAGEEDQELHDSPDLGAAFELQEKTPGACPGLDRVHCFSYPAALTHGTVSGDIPAISEGAKRLAQGIAGLFYREDVATHYANMEAFSEPEVFGDEWTPAPAPGAPRQAETAQ